GCGTAATTTGTTCAACGAGTGGGTatgaaaaatcagcaaaaactgaaaatcggAATTACCagaattccgaacgtaaaaacatcgaaaattcaaaataaaaaaaattcaaagtggtgaaatttcaccaagccagaaaatcataaaactaaaaattttctatcattcagaatttcgatgtttcagatttttgaattttctcattttcgtaCTTTaggaactttgacttgtcaGAGTTATGCCTTTTCGGCATTTTGTCCTTTcagaactttgagcgtcgggtttcgaacaattcgaaactttgatgttttgtaaaagtttgatttctttacgcCAAATATGgctacaaaaaaattcgaaactcggcgctttcgaaacttttaaaagtcggaatttcaaccccgtccCATAAGTGTTgattttcattgtttcaaCCCGTCCCCATAAGCgttgatttttattgtttcaacaATCCTCATTTCCATCGGTGATTCTCAAAAATATGTCAACTAACATCGTTTATGTTCTAATAAACCGATAATAAACGCAGTATCTGCTGATGATTTATCATCAGAGTTTTTACATCgtgaattagaaaaaagatGACGGTGAAAATCGGATGcgtttaataataaatagagACTAACGGGCGTTGCGCCTCGTTGTCAACGCACAATCTTAAAGAGCTCTCCGATTGTTCGTATCTCCCGCGGTTTGCAAAAGTTACAATTAGCGTTATTTCGACCAATAAGGAAATCGGGTTTAAACGCAAATACTGCGTTATCGTCTAGCTAACTTCAAGCTCAAGTTTCCCGAGCAGTTAAGATGAGTCAAGATCACGTTTTTCGGCGTATCAATGTACACACATAGTGTATTTGTTTAGAACATATGGAAATCGACGCAATGGGTCGAAACACGTACGAGCGATTTGAGGAAATTTAGCACAGTTCTCGACCAACCACAATCGTTGTATAACAAGAAAATGCTCAAAAGCTGTAATCGAGCGAGCCTTGCAACCTTGATCCCTAGTTACAGATTATTTCCTTTACAAGGTTAAAGTTAGTACAAAGTTACGAAATAAAGTTGGTTTTCAGCAGTTTGTAGTTAGCGCCTAATCAGCAGCCCTTATTTTCCAGTTTTCGTCTATTTCGAACCGATCGATAATCGACAGAAGTAGCACCGAGACGCGTAGATTCGCAAATATGCACGTGTCTTTTCTTTATGCAGGCGAAAGCAGATACGGCGCAGTCGCAACTTGATGACTGGTTCCGCATTGGTGGTATCGACTGCGTTAAGGAACCGCAACTGCTTCTGATCACCACGTCGCGTGAATTGTTACACACATGTTTTTCGTTCATGAATAGGCACGTTGTACAGAGTGTTAGAAAAATGGCTGACGGTACGATGAATCTTTGTGCGTCACGAAAGATGTCGTTCGGCATAAATGGCAGGCTGAACGGCGTCGAGGGAAAAACGCCCTTCCTAATCGGCGTGTCCGGCGGAACTGCTAGCGGCAAGGTAAAAGTCCACTCGAAAATATTAGCGGTTATATCGTTCCTAGTCATTGGTACTCCAATTTGCTGGACACGAGGCGCAGTTTCTCGACGCTACACGTGTCGCATCGAGTGCGTTTTTATTCGCATATGGAATGCAACACGCATTGCATTGAGCGATCATCATCTTGATCGTTTTTTCAAGCTAATAGTCAACACGTTATTCATACTCATGAATACAACGTTCAATTAAACACTATAGCCAAGAATACcaacgaggttgaagttagtaacgttattgtaacgaaacattgagggaaaatcactattttcttaattttacaatgatttttaaggaactaagatttcgaaatatgagtgtgttttgttttattactaACGGTTTTTCCATAATTGGCATGAATCGTTATGATAACTTTTCTACCTTCAAACAATACCGAATGCATTGTTGAAGCTCGTCTTCAACCGGCGGAATATCGCAATGTAAATATTACGGATTACTCCTGCATGGagcaacaaaataattttctctcCCAAGAGATAAGTTGACAATTTGCAATTAATGAATTTGATGCTTTCTAAGTTGTTACAGAAATCAATTACAGTTTTAAGAAAACGCGCTTGCTCTGTCggtaaaatgaagaaaaaggcAAGCAATAAAAGcagtttatattttattgaactATTCTTATAGAGTAATTCCAAAACCTTAGATGCAGTAATGTTAcaatattcattttccttGACACTGTACTACCGATATTGCTGTGTCTCTGTGAGATGGAATATAACATACAGAGATCCAACAATATTAACACACAACTTTaattgcaatgaaaaatatctttgTATGTAGTATTTATTCTAACCGCAAGtgaaaactacatttttcatggatacaaaaagaaatttatcacTTAGGgcagatgaaaattttcaattctggaTGAAACAAaggttatattttttaaacatactCAAAAACAATTTAGTAGAATGTTTGAATTATTCGGAGCACCTTAATTTGTCTTCTCAAAGCTCTAGCCTTTCGATAATCATTGACTGATGATCGTTGAATTCAGAAAGTATTATCTTTATGAAGATTTATAAGGAAAGTAAAGTAGAGCCAAAATTTTATAGCACtaaatatatacttatacataatacatcatataaaaacaatacatgtataaaataacGATGGCTGCTCAGCTAAAAAtgatcgatgcatcgattgaTGGAGTCCAACAAAATTATCAAACGCAACTCAATTgattcggtaaaaattaatggattaatcgattatttgttatttttttaacatgcATATGAAACCAAAATgtcgtaaatttcagtatgtaGACTTGAtagtggaaaatatttttcaatttcaggtgaaaatattcatttatctttcatttATTCTATCAAACAGATGTACTTAttaagtaagacaatgataataattgatactttaatcacatgaattgatattgtattgtaCCAGtcatgggagtaaaaaacaaaaaccgattgtgaggaaaaagTAATCAACTACACACGATTATTCGGAAAAAGataatgaattatatttttagtcATTCTtagtataaaatgaaatatcataTTGACGATATTAGGAACACCATTTTATTGACTATATCATGCATCTTATAACATTGACACGAACGTTTAGTCCACAGTTTGTAAGCGGATAATGGAAAAATTGGGACAGGTGGATATGGATCACACGGAGCGCCAAGTTGTCTGCATATCGCAGGACAGTTTTTATCGGGAGTTGACCCCCAGTGAGAAGCTAAAAGCTGAAAAAGGACAGTTCAACTTTGACCACCCAGATGCATTCGACAACGATAGAATCCTGCGGACCTTGAGAGATATTTTGACTGGAGTTAAATGCGAGATACCAGCCTACGACTATCGATCTAACAGTATGTATGTATCTCTTTCGGTCGTATCTTGAAGTCTTTTTCTAAATCTGCGAACTTGTTCATAGATTAAAGATGAATGTGTTTCATTATCTGGgtcaaaaattcaacaaagaaataaaaaatctttgagaAATCTCCAGCAATGTTATTTGTGCCTATGACAATGGACTTAAATGAAGCAACATTCCTATTATGCCATAGAAACGATGCTGACGAAATTTGCCCATAACAAGCTAATATGTCAACAATTTCAGAAaaggttttataattagagcaatgaaaatgatcatgttcgactttaattttttcgggctcattttaCTCACGGACCAAAGCCTcgatattttgtgaaaaacgtatacgaaattttatattatagataaataataacatgcaaatgtaattgttgaccaacttttattttaccgtacttacaaaaatttatttatattattccaCTCTGAAGATAATGATTTGCGAAACTTTCTTCAGACGATCACTAGAGTTCTTTATGATGAACAAAATAACCCTAGAATTAGATCAAAAACATcaatatttaatcattttgaacaTTCTAATGATAAAACCATTATCCCAGTTGTTGATATATTAGATTCTCTATTTAAATTTGCTCAGTATCATTTTTGTCACACAGTGTAGAGATATTGTTTCATTTGTATTCACTAGAGCtgtgtataatttaattgGCTGAACGGCAAAGACTGTTATCCTGATTCAGCCAGTTAAATTATACAGTCTCAGTAGCGTGTCCTATATTTAGgatgttgacgaattttttcacgtacacccccaaaatcaatttcaaataattcaaaaacaattgcttaattttctcagaattttatttcaactctaACC
This is a stretch of genomic DNA from Neodiprion fabricii isolate iyNeoFabr1 chromosome 2, iyNeoFabr1.1, whole genome shotgun sequence. It encodes these proteins:
- the LOC124175737 gene encoding uridine-cytidine kinase isoform X4; translation: MQAKADTAQSQLDDWFRIGGIDCVKEPQLLLITTSRELLHTCFSFMNRHVVQSVRKMADGTMNLCASRKMSFGINGRLNGVEGKTPFLIGVSGGTASGKSTVCKRIMEKLGQVDMDHTERQVVCISQDSFYRELTPSEKLKAEKGQFNFDHPDAFDNDRILRTLRDILTGVKCEIPAYDYRSNSILKNQITTIYPADVVLFEGILVFYFPEIRELFHMKLFVDTDSDTRLARRVPRDIKERGRDLDYVLNQYMNFVKPAFEEFCLPTKKFADVIIPRGADNTDLAIVRKSIRIMSKAGNFSNT
- the LOC124175737 gene encoding uridine-cytidine kinase isoform X1, which produces MQAKADTAQSQLDDWFRIGGIDCVKEPQLLLITTSRELLHTCFSFMNRHVVQSVRKMADGTMNLCASRKMSFGINGRLNGVEGKTPFLIGVSGGTASGKSTVCKRIMEKLGQVDMDHTERQVVCISQDSFYRELTPSEKLKAEKGQFNFDHPDAFDNDRILRTLRDILTGVKCEIPAYDYRSNSILKNQITTIYPADVVLFEGILVFYFPEIRELFHMKLFVDTDSDTRLARRVPRDIKERGRDLDYVLNQYMNFVKPAFEEFCLPTKKFADVIIPRGADNTVAIDLIVHHIWDILRSKKAESSSGQHSYLRHRRRTSASSDTLSR
- the LOC124175737 gene encoding uridine-cytidine kinase isoform X3 codes for the protein MQAKADTAQSQLDDWFRIGGIDCVKEPQLLLITTSRELLHTCFSFMNRHVVQSVRKMADGTMNLCASRKMSFGINGRLNGVEGKTPFLIGVSGGTASGKSTVCKRIMEKLGQVDMDHTERQVVCISQDSFYRELTPSEKLKAEKGQFNFDHPDAFDNDRILRTLRDILTGVKCEIPAYDYRSNSILKNQITTIYPADVVLFEGILVFYFPEIRELFHMKLFVDTDSDTRLARRVPRDIKERGRDLDYVLNQYMNFVKPAFEEFCLPTKKFADVIIPRGADNTVAIDLIVQHIRDFLSNRGRVTMEAESPISRAEGGFKRPH
- the LOC124175737 gene encoding uridine-cytidine kinase isoform X2, with protein sequence MAKADTAQSQLDDWFRIGGIDCVKEPQLLLITTSRELLHTCFSFMNRHVVQSVRKMADGTMNLCASRKMSFGINGRLNGVEGKTPFLIGVSGGTASGKSTVCKRIMEKLGQVDMDHTERQVVCISQDSFYRELTPSEKLKAEKGQFNFDHPDAFDNDRILRTLRDILTGVKCEIPAYDYRSNSILKNQITTIYPADVVLFEGILVFYFPEIRELFHMKLFVDTDSDTRLARRVPRDIKERGRDLDYVLNQYMNFVKPAFEEFCLPTKKFADVIIPRGADNTVAIDLIVHHIWDILRSKKAESSSGQHSYLRHRRRTSASSDTLSR